One genomic segment of Hordeum vulgare subsp. vulgare chromosome 2H, MorexV3_pseudomolecules_assembly, whole genome shotgun sequence includes these proteins:
- the LOC123426574 gene encoding uncharacterized protein LOC123426574: MSMYLHQPIGGPSGRVCRVCRALVAHHILSPFPSRERGREHREAASGAGRRDLLGLALSRLPTVARRLLGSSPVAATAGPPLLPSSHLAPAPPLHRAPAPAPRPSALRGSAPPVFPRSGAAASGPPAPTLRRCSPKAERLVVVHLKMKRNGDIKSFFQNYEAKTRKVAAQEQHEPDIDPPPLPPLHSDSEIDTDIYSPPFHSDLEIDIDIDDEAPRQPSPQHPNARSYNIQRLPTDPGERIPISEYDVGDQDEVRRRYIAKNAVQPYAQNFEVKKMYGKNRHFNFVWFENYKWLEYSVKYEAAFCFVCYLFKGKSNGGPRGDAFVKGGWKIWYRPDALDKHEGGINSIHSKAPEKYNLFVAPQPSIDDIIVRVSKKDLRMYKARLTYSLRCLRFLLNQGLAFRGHDESEDSSNRGNFLELLKWLSVNDEEVNKVVLMHIVSMYSTILEVLDAIGKDPSQKGEWTRIRGVTQAIESFDFVFNLHLMLVILGYTNELSKSLQKRDQDIVNAIALFSLAKSRMQHIVRKATYLY; encoded by the exons ATGTCTATGTATTTGCATCAACCCATCGGCGGACCCAGCGGGCGGGTGTGCCGGGTGTGCCGTG CCCTGGTGGCCCACCACATCCTTTCCCCATTCCCATCCCGCGAGAGAGGCAGGGAGCATCGAGAGGCAGCGAGCGGAGCAGGACGCCGCGACCTGCTAGGGCTCGCGCTCAGCCGCCTGCCCACTGTTGCTCGGCGCCTCCTCGGCTCCTCGCCGGTCGCCGCGACCGCCGGTCCTCCCCTGCTCCCCTCGTCCCATCTGGCCCCGGCTCCCCCGCTCCATCGCGCTCCGGCTCCGGCGCCCCGGCCATCTGCCCTTcgcggctccgcccctccggtctTCCCCCGTTCCGGCGCTGCTGCCTCCGGTCCTCCCGCTCCGACGTTGCGTCGCTGCTCGCCCAAGGCAGAGCGGTTGGTTGTGG TACATCTGAAGATGAAGAGGAATGGTGACATTAAGTCATTTTTTCAAAATTATGAGGCAAAAACAAGAAAGGTTGCAGCCCAAGAGCAACATGAACCTGATATTGATCCACCTCCACTGCCTCCACTCCATTCGGATTCAGAGATTGACACTGATATTTATTCACCTCCATTCCATTCCGATCTAGAAATTGACATTGATATTGATGATGAAGCGCCACGACAACCATCACCTCAACATCCAAATGCAAGATCATATAATATTCAAAGGCTTCCAACTGATCCAGGGGAAAGGATTCCTATTTCAGAGTATGATGTTGGTGATCAAGATGAAGTTCGGAGACGGTACATTGCAAAGAATGCAGTCCAACCATATGCACAAAACTTTGAAGTCAAGAAAATGTATGGTAAAAATCGACACTTCAACTTTGTTTGGTTTGAGAACTATAAATGGCTAGAATATAGTGTCAAATATGAGGCAGCATTTTGCTTTGTGTGTTATTTGTTCAAAGGCAAATCGAATGGGGGACCTAGGGGTGATGCATTTGTTAAAGGTGGTTGGAAAATTTGGTATAGGCCTGATGCATTAGACAAACATGAAGGTGGTATAAATAGCATTCACAGCAAAGCTCCAGAGAAATACAATTTGTTTGTGGCACCCCAACCATCAATTGATGATATCATTGTGAGGGTGTCTAAAAAGGATCTACGTATGTACAAGGCTAGGCTAACTTATTCACTTAGATGCTTGAGGTTTCTTTTGAACCAAGGATTGGCATTTCGTGGACATGATGAAAGCGAAGACTCTAGCAATAGGGGGAACTTTCTTGAACTTCTTAAATGGCTTTCTGTAAATGATGAAGAAGTTAATAAGGTTGTTCTCATGCATATTGTTAGCATGTATTCCACAATTCTTGAGGTACTTGACGCCATTGGAAAAGATCCTTCACAAAAAGGTGAGTGGACAAGAATACGTGGAGTTACTCAAGCCATTGAATCATTTGACTTTGTTTTCAATCTTCACTTGATGCTTGTTATTCTTGGCTATACAAATGAGTTGTCCAAATCTTTGCAAAAGAGAGATCAAGATATTGTTAATGCAATAGCACTTTTTAGTTTGGCAAAGAGTAGAATGCAACAcattgttaggaaagcaacttatctgtattga